The following coding sequences are from one Leptolyngbya sp. NIES-3755 window:
- a CDS encoding 2-hydroxy-3-oxopropionate reductase (similar to AA sequence:cyanobase_aa:LBDG_06810), with protein sequence MERIGFIGLGIMGKPMVQNLLKAGYSVTVFNRSTTAIDELATQGAIPATSPKQVAEQSDVVITCLPDSPDVESVVLGENGVLSGARSGMLLIDMSTIAPATSKKIYSELQKHDIQSLDAPVSGGDIGAQQGTLSIMVGGEKSAFDRALPVLQAMGKNIVHIGEAGAGQVTKACNQIVVAMTVQAVAEALTLAKKSGVDPAKVRDALLGGFAQSRVLEVHGQRILDGTFQPGFKVDLHRKDMNIVLQTGREVGVPLLGSSQVTVLMDSLIAQGKGELDNAAIALLYDLLSNPPLNESLV encoded by the coding sequence ATGGAACGCATCGGATTCATCGGACTTGGCATCATGGGGAAACCAATGGTGCAGAATTTGTTAAAAGCTGGATATAGCGTGACCGTGTTTAACCGATCGACAACTGCGATCGACGAACTCGCCACTCAAGGTGCAATCCCCGCAACCTCTCCAAAACAAGTCGCTGAACAATCCGATGTCGTGATTACTTGCCTTCCCGATTCTCCCGATGTGGAGTCGGTTGTATTAGGCGAGAATGGCGTTTTATCAGGAGCGCGATCGGGAATGTTGTTGATCGATATGTCTACGATCGCGCCTGCTACATCCAAAAAAATCTACTCAGAACTTCAGAAACACGATATTCAATCGCTTGATGCTCCCGTTTCCGGTGGTGACATTGGGGCACAGCAAGGAACGCTTTCAATTATGGTAGGCGGAGAAAAGTCAGCCTTCGATCGAGCATTACCCGTCTTGCAAGCGATGGGAAAAAACATCGTCCACATCGGAGAAGCAGGAGCCGGACAAGTCACGAAAGCCTGCAATCAAATCGTTGTCGCAATGACCGTTCAAGCCGTTGCAGAAGCACTCACACTGGCAAAAAAATCAGGCGTTGATCCAGCAAAAGTTCGAGATGCTTTGCTCGGTGGATTCGCTCAAAGTCGAGTTCTAGAAGTTCACGGACAGCGAATTTTAGACGGAACGTTTCAGCCTGGATTCAAGGTCGATTTGCATCGGAAGGATATGAATATTGTGTTGCAGACTGGGCGAGAAGTGGGAGTGCCTTTACTGGGAAGTAGTCAAGTAACAGTGTTAATGGATTCGCTGATTGCTCAGGGGAAAGGAGAACTAGATAATGCAGCGATCGCGCTTCTCTATGATCTGCTTTCAAACCCTCCTCTGAATGAAAGTTTGGTCTGA
- a CDS encoding Hrp-dependent type III effector protein (similar to AA sequence:cyanobase_aa:LBDG_42410) translates to MQPKIIVLDDDPTGSQTVHSCLLLMQWDVETLRIGLRDRAPIFFVLTNTRAMTPEAAKSVTQEVCRNLKEAIAQESIQDFLVVSRSDSTLRGHYPIETDAIAEELGSFDAHFLVPAFFEGGRTTRDSIHYLKVNGVDTPVHETEFAKDSVFGYRHSYLPDYVEEKTQGRIRADQVERFLLSDIRSSIQSRLENLHDNQCCVVDSETQADMDRFASDVLTVASEGKRFLFRSAASLLTSLANLGAQPIAQAEMARYVREGKPGAVIVGSHVKKTTEQLQKLLEAPGTVGVEIEVAQLVGSDAAHDELLKDTIDKINEIHNAGKTPVVYTSRKELTFDDAQTRLDFGESVSTLLMDVLRGLPSDIGFLISKGGITSNDTLSKGLALRTARLLGQVLAGVSMVRTAEDHPQFPNLPVVLFPGNVGDETALATVYDRLNQHI, encoded by the coding sequence ATGCAACCGAAAATCATTGTGCTTGATGATGATCCAACCGGGTCGCAAACGGTTCATAGTTGTCTGCTTCTCATGCAGTGGGATGTCGAAACTTTGAGAATTGGATTGCGTGATCGAGCACCGATTTTCTTTGTGCTGACCAATACGAGAGCAATGACTCCCGAAGCTGCGAAATCCGTAACTCAGGAAGTTTGCCGCAATTTGAAAGAAGCGATCGCCCAAGAATCGATTCAAGATTTCCTAGTGGTGAGTCGATCGGATTCGACTTTGAGAGGACATTACCCGATCGAGACGGATGCGATCGCGGAAGAACTCGGTTCGTTTGATGCTCACTTTCTCGTTCCTGCATTTTTTGAAGGTGGACGCACAACTCGTGACAGCATTCACTATTTGAAAGTCAACGGGGTTGATACTCCGGTTCATGAAACTGAATTCGCAAAGGATTCTGTGTTTGGCTATCGGCATAGCTATTTACCGGATTACGTTGAAGAGAAAACACAAGGTCGAATTCGAGCAGATCAAGTTGAGCGATTTTTGCTGTCGGATATACGATCGAGCATTCAATCCAGATTAGAAAACTTACACGATAACCAATGCTGTGTCGTCGATTCAGAAACACAAGCAGACATGGATCGATTTGCTTCTGATGTATTAACAGTGGCATCTGAAGGGAAACGCTTTTTATTTAGAAGTGCTGCAAGTCTATTAACTTCACTGGCGAACTTAGGAGCGCAGCCGATCGCACAAGCAGAAATGGCGCGATATGTGCGAGAAGGTAAACCCGGAGCCGTGATCGTCGGTTCTCATGTGAAGAAAACGACTGAACAATTACAGAAATTGCTTGAAGCTCCAGGAACGGTTGGCGTTGAAATTGAGGTCGCGCAATTGGTCGGATCAGATGCGGCTCATGATGAACTATTGAAAGATACGATCGACAAAATCAACGAAATTCACAATGCTGGAAAAACACCTGTCGTCTACACCAGTCGCAAAGAGTTAACGTTTGACGATGCTCAAACTCGTTTGGATTTTGGTGAGTCGGTCTCAACACTGTTAATGGACGTTCTGCGGGGTCTCCCATCCGATATTGGTTTTCTAATCAGTAAAGGTGGCATCACTTCAAACGACACATTGAGCAAAGGATTAGCGCTGAGAACGGCTCGACTGTTAGGGCAAGTTTTAGCTGGTGTTTCGATGGTCAGAACCGCAGAAGATCATCCTCAATTCCCAAATTTGCCAGTCGTTCTATTTCCTGGAAATGTTGGAGATGAAACCGCTCTCGCAACCGTTTACGATCGCTTAAACCAACATATCTAA
- a CDS encoding hypothetical protein (hypothetical protein CRC_02125;~similar to AA sequence:cyanobase_aa:LBDG_08640): protein MTLRKSIPFIFAIGVIAIAPSFPTIAASSPITVAQLSPSELFDRAYAKQQKGDYRGAIADYTQAIRLKPDFIAAYGNRGNSKSRLGDYRGAIADYNQVLKLNPNDPLAYLNRGDARSELGDKKGAIADYTQAIKLKPDYADAYYNRGIDRSATGDKKGAIADFTKAIELDPEYIGAYGNRGNIRFDLGDRQGAINDYNQVLKINANDPIAYYNRARVRAAMGDRTNAIADYQKTIDLTRNSNNSRLRQNAINALRQLQR from the coding sequence ATGACTCTCAGAAAATCCATTCCATTTATCTTCGCGATCGGGGTAATCGCAATCGCTCCTTCCTTTCCAACAATTGCAGCCAGTTCTCCAATTACGGTCGCTCAACTGAGTCCAAGTGAGTTGTTCGATCGAGCGTATGCAAAACAGCAAAAAGGCGACTATCGGGGCGCGATCGCAGATTACACTCAAGCAATTCGATTGAAGCCAGATTTTATTGCAGCTTATGGAAATCGTGGCAATTCAAAATCGAGACTGGGCGATTATCGGGGCGCGATCGCAGATTACAACCAGGTTTTGAAGTTGAATCCGAATGATCCGCTGGCTTATCTAAATCGAGGTGATGCGCGATCAGAGTTGGGAGACAAAAAAGGTGCGATCGCAGACTACACGCAAGCAATCAAACTGAAACCTGATTATGCAGATGCTTACTACAATCGTGGCATTGATCGATCGGCAACAGGCGACAAGAAAGGCGCGATCGCGGATTTCACCAAAGCCATTGAACTTGATCCCGAATACATTGGAGCTTACGGAAATCGTGGCAATATTCGCTTTGATCTAGGAGATAGGCAAGGCGCGATCAATGATTACAACCAGGTTTTGAAAATCAATGCCAATGATCCGATCGCTTACTACAATCGGGCGCGAGTGAGAGCCGCAATGGGCGATCGAACGAATGCGATCGCGGACTATCAAAAGACGATCGATTTGACTCGCAACTCAAACAATTCTAGATTGCGTCAAAATGCTATCAACGCGCTTAGACAGCTACAGCGATAA
- a CDS encoding hypothetical protein (similar to AA sequence:cyanobase_aa:LBDG_42420): MTGFIRGLFSKSKSTDEATKPASVEPPKQEKVERPKKEKAARPPKENSAFFLDATDAQTYGNLEYMKASKKTRRTFPKTVDNPEAREYIQELSAMGRVVPGQAKVEIVAPKSESESTTPIENAAAQRRKASSDMDMFRKMAKDIRK, encoded by the coding sequence ATGACCGGATTCATCCGAGGACTATTTTCAAAATCGAAATCAACCGATGAGGCAACCAAGCCCGCTTCTGTAGAACCTCCGAAGCAAGAGAAAGTGGAGCGCCCGAAGAAAGAGAAAGCCGCTCGTCCTCCCAAGGAAAATTCTGCTTTCTTTCTAGATGCGACTGATGCCCAAACCTATGGCAACTTGGAATATATGAAAGCTTCCAAGAAAACTCGCCGCACATTCCCGAAAACTGTGGACAATCCAGAAGCAAGGGAATACATCCAAGAGCTTTCGGCAATGGGTCGAGTGGTTCCAGGTCAGGCAAAAGTCGAAATCGTAGCTCCAAAGTCTGAATCAGAATCGACGACTCCGATCGAGAATGCTGCGGCTCAGCGTCGAAAAGCGTCATCGGACATGGATATGTTCCGCAAGATGGCGAAAGATATTCGCAAGTAA
- a CDS encoding pentapeptide repeat-containing protein (similar to AA sequence:cyanobase_aa:LBDG_42430), protein MFAKVGITLACLATVSLATPIRAQNPQHVQRLLTTGECSGCNLAGANLKEIHVLGADLRNANLEGANLTGANLEGADLTGANLKNANLTAAYLTNATLDQANLTNANLSAASLINAQTLGAILDGVNIQNAEVYGSGVAAGGEDR, encoded by the coding sequence ATGTTTGCAAAAGTTGGAATCACCCTTGCTTGTCTCGCTACCGTTTCGCTGGCAACTCCGATTCGCGCCCAAAACCCGCAGCATGTTCAACGACTTCTCACCACGGGCGAATGTTCCGGGTGCAATCTCGCAGGTGCAAACTTAAAGGAGATTCATGTCTTGGGGGCTGACCTGCGGAATGCAAATCTCGAAGGCGCAAATCTCACAGGTGCAAATTTAGAAGGTGCGGATTTAACGGGCGCGAATCTGAAGAACGCCAATCTCACGGCAGCTTACCTGACTAATGCAACGCTCGATCAGGCAAATCTGACAAACGCAAATCTGTCTGCCGCTAGTTTGATTAATGCTCAAACTTTGGGTGCAATTCTAGATGGCGTTAACATCCAGAATGCAGAAGTATACGGCAGTGGAGTTGCTGCGGGTGGCGAAGATCGTTAA
- a CDS encoding glycosyl transferase family 9 (similar to AA sequence:cyanobase_aa:LBDG_42440): MRILALVPGGIGDQILFFPTLDDLKATYPDAQIDVVVEPRAKGAYRISKSVNDTILFDFKSRNSLSDWSNLLGILRDREYDIALSLGQRRGIGFLLWLSGISTRIGYGSGASGEGFFTKTVPLNPDQYAAAMYHDLLKGLGIDRPLSEVAISVPAKDLEWSDAERKRLGLQDGRYVLIHPGASQLSQRKGVDKIYPAENWQKIIQDFQQKQPDLPIVLIRGEEDSAIVSQIAALCPGTKVTSPENIGQLVSMIAGASLMICTDSAPMHIAIAAQTFTLALFGATDPEKLLPKSDRVTAIKSPTGKMVDITPQMVLDRVWGG; this comes from the coding sequence ATGAGAATCCTTGCCCTCGTTCCAGGTGGAATCGGCGATCAAATCTTATTTTTTCCGACCCTAGATGATCTAAAAGCGACCTATCCCGATGCTCAAATCGATGTAGTCGTTGAACCTAGAGCAAAGGGCGCGTACCGGATTTCTAAATCGGTGAATGATACGATTTTGTTTGATTTCAAGAGTAGAAACAGCTTGTCTGATTGGAGTAATTTGCTCGGAATTTTGCGCGATCGAGAATATGATATTGCCCTTTCACTCGGTCAACGCCGGGGAATCGGCTTTCTCCTCTGGCTCAGCGGGATTTCAACTCGCATTGGGTATGGCAGCGGTGCATCGGGTGAAGGCTTCTTTACCAAAACAGTTCCGCTGAATCCTGATCAATACGCAGCAGCAATGTATCACGACTTGCTGAAAGGATTGGGGATTGATCGACCCCTTTCCGAAGTTGCAATTAGTGTTCCAGCTAAGGATCTCGAATGGTCAGACGCGGAACGGAAACGGCTCGGACTGCAAGATGGTCGCTATGTTCTGATTCATCCAGGCGCGAGTCAACTCTCTCAACGCAAAGGAGTCGATAAGATTTATCCCGCAGAAAATTGGCAGAAGATCATCCAGGACTTTCAGCAGAAGCAGCCAGATTTACCGATCGTACTAATTCGAGGCGAAGAAGATTCTGCGATCGTGTCTCAAATTGCTGCCTTGTGTCCTGGAACTAAAGTAACTTCACCCGAAAATATTGGGCAGTTAGTTTCAATGATTGCAGGTGCAAGTTTGATGATTTGTACTGATAGCGCACCGATGCACATTGCGATCGCGGCTCAAACATTCACACTGGCACTCTTTGGTGCAACTGATCCAGAGAAACTGTTACCGAAGAGCGATCGAGTCACAGCGATCAAATCGCCTACCGGAAAAATGGTAGACATTACACCGCAGATGGTTCTCGATCGCGTTTGGGGCGGTTAA